One Choloepus didactylus isolate mChoDid1 chromosome 8, mChoDid1.pri, whole genome shotgun sequence DNA window includes the following coding sequences:
- the LOC119543348 gene encoding 10 kDa heat shock protein, mitochondrial-like, which produces MAGQAFRKFLPLFDRVLVERSAAETVTKGGIMLPEKSQGKVLQAAVLAVGSGAKGKGGQIEPVSVKVGDKVLLPEYGGTKVVLEEKEYFLFRDSDILGKYIE; this is translated from the coding sequence ATGGCAGGACAGGCGTTTAGAAAGTTTCTTCCCCTCTTTGATCGAGTATTGGTTGAAAGGAGTGCAGCCGAAACTGTAACTAAAGGAGGCATTATGCTTCCAGAAAAATCTCAAGGAAAAGTGTTGCAAGCAGCAGTTTTGGCTGTTGGATCGGGAGCTAAAGGAAAGGGTGGACAGATTGAACCAGTTAGCGTGAAAGTTGGAGATAAAGTTCTTCTCCCAGAATATGGAGGCACCAAAGTAGTTCTAGAAGAAAAGGAGTATTTCTTATTTAGAGATAGTGACATTCTTGGGAAGTATATAGAGTGA